TTCCAGCTCTTCTCACAAAGATTGCGGCTTTGAGATCATTTTCTCTAGATAAATTACACTACTGGAGAGAGAGTGCATCTGGCATGAGCGGTTTGGCATATTTTATGGCTAAGGATACAATTGACCATATCAATACTATTATAAAGCCTGCAGTTTATCTATCAATGTTCTACTTCTTCAACAATCCAAGATCTTCGATTTTGGATAATTATCTCGTCTTGCTTTGTGTTGTATATTGTGTTACTGGGATAGCTTATGCACTTGCCATCTACTTTGAACCTGGTCAAGCTCAACTGGTGTGTATTCGGAACTTTGATCATGCAATACGTATCAACTCCAACCGTTATCCTCTATTGCCATGATTCTCTACTAACAAACTATCTGTCTTTCAGTGGTCGGTGTTGCTACCAGTTGTTTTGACCCTCGTAGCAAGCAAGGACAGTAGCTCATTCACGGGGAAATTAGGAGATTATATCTATTCAAAGTGGGCCTTGGAAGCATTCATAATTGCAAATGCTAAAAGGTCTGGTGAATCCTTCTCCATTATGTCTAAATTCTTCTTGCATTATGGCTAACCTTGCTAACAAATACTGGCTGAAATTTTGAAcaaacatacccagtgtaatacAACAAGTGGGGCCTGGGAGGATAGATTGTACGTAGACCTAGCCCCTACTATGTgtaggtagagaggttgtttcaaATAGACCCTTGGTTTAAGGAAAGCATAATATCACGACATTTATGGAAACAtaagcagcagcaacaacatgATAGAAAACCAAAACATACGTGACAACAAGTAGTAATAGAAAACTAGGAATgagaaatacaaaaataataaaaaagtaaataccaaaaataatactaatactaagaTACCGCGCATAGAGGGAGCTTAGTGCACCAGGCTGCCATCTTTACTAATGGTAAGGAAAAACAAAATGTTAAACCACTTACTACTAGCGTTATACCCTAATCATTAGCCATCATTAGTTGAATATCAAATGCACCTCATATTTTGGGATTTAAGACGTCATATGTTTGTCCATTCATTCCAGGGtaaattttaattcttttgtttCTCTTCATCTTTGTTTTCCCGGCCTTTAGGTACTCTGGGGTGTGGCTGATCACAAGATGTGGTTTACTTAGGAAAAAGGGCTATGCGCTTGATCATTGGTACCCTTGCTTACTAAAACTCATCCTTCTTGGTGCTATCAGTCGCTGCATAGCCTTTTTCTTGTTGATAACTTTCCAGAAAAAATAAGTCTTGTTTGTTGCTGTCTTGCTTCATCACTTGGTATACAAGGACTAATGCCAGTTTACAGAGTCAAAACCATGACGAAAATGTTGGGAAGCCTCAAAAAGTTGGGTCCCTTGTGAAGATTATTGTACATAACCTTGATATGATTCTTGCCAAAAATGTAAATTACTCGAAACAGATAGTATATGGCAGCAGGAGTCAATTAAACAGGTTAAATGATTCTTTCATCTTTAGGTGAAAAATCAAGTGTAACATGTGCTAATAGTAGTTCCTCTAGGAGATTGATGCTACCTGGTTCCTGAACCTCGTGATGTAGCCTTGAACCTCGAGAGAAATAACCGAGAATGTCTGTCCCGTCTTCATGAAGTTGACAAGAATATGACTGGGAGTACACTTCAGAAATTGGAGGGTATACCCAAATGTTGATAAAATATCAGGATAATATTAATGTCAAATTATGTAAATGGTTATGCAGCCAAATGTGATCATGCCAACTTGTTGACAGCATAAATTAAGTTTTGAGTAGACAGTATATCTTTTTTGTTCACAAAATTATCTCatgttctcttcttttttttttgattggtTAACTTATCTCATGTCTTATGGATAAGCAAAGAGGGAAAATTTTGCAAGCCTGCACCCTTCTCATCAGGTTCAGCTGGCAATGAGGGATTGTGTTTGTGCACAAGCTTGCCTGTTGGTATATAGAGTAAAATTACAACAACCACCATGTACCAGCATAATCCCACAAGtaggtctggggagggtaaagtatacgcaaaccttacccctaccttgggaGGCAGAGATGTtctttccgatagaccctcggctcaagaaaaaacatatcaaaaaatattgaaaaagaaataatGGCAAAATACTATAGAAAGTATAACAAAGCATTCTAAAAAAAAGAACAGTAACTACAACAAAATATTGCAGTAATAGTAACAAAAATCGAACGATAAGAAACTACATGAAAAATACTACAACTACTAGTATGGAAGGACACATAAGACAATTCTCTACTATCCTACTAACCTTGTACCCTACTACATGTCCTCCACAACCTCTTATCCAGagtaaaattgaagagaaaaaaaagggcCTTTTTTTTCTCATGGGGAAAAAAAGTTCAGCAAACAAAGCACTGTTACATTATTCTACATAATTGTTGAAACAATTTTATTTCCAAACCATATCCCCCATGAATTTTAATCCAGCGACGCCCCTTATCTCCACATCAACCAATGGTGCTTGGATTATCTTTAAACTTGCTAACTCGGGATCTTTATTGATCATATCGAGAGCACGCATCTGATCCTGAAACATGTAAAACAACAGAGACATCAGCAAAACTATGCAAGTAAAGATCAGGGAAGTCGGAGAGATTTTCACAGGATAATTCAGTTTGCATCACtgtttaattaagttaaaagtTTAAGGTCTTGAATATGCACTTAAGCAAGTGAATAAGATTAGAATATGAATGTCTAAGAGAAGACACCAGTTGAAGGGCACCACAGAACTAGACATTTGATCAATTTGTCCTATTTCTAGTGATACCCTTTACGAAGGTTCCCAAAATGTCAACACTACATCTATACTATGTTActtggactcttcaaaaatatcgaCACGTGCGTGTTGGATACTCCAAAAGTAGTGAAACATAACTCCTATATCACTCATTTTATACTCGCTATACAGTAATATAAAACATCAAACTTGTCTAAGTTCAACATTCATATGGCTTGCGTTCAAGTTGAAGCACCATTGCCACTTCTTtcagcaacaacaacatgacTTCTTTGCTACTGTATTTGCTTTACATGCTTATTCTTTTGAGCAGAGGGTCCATCAGAAAtaacctctctaccttcacaaggtaggggtaaggttgcGTATGCACCACCTTTCCctaaccccacttgtgggattacactgggtatgttgttgaaTATCTAATCTGTCATCCTAGTAAGTCTTTTTTTGCGTACAGAAGCTTTCAGTTTTCTGTTGCTTAATCAAGCATGCACAATTTATGATGCATTCATTTGGCCCTGAGTACCTTTCCTGTTGTAGAGTTTATTAGAAGTGTAGTTATGGAATTCAAATGATATAATGTGACACCATAAAGAAAACTTGGCACCAACCACCATCCGACAAGTTATGAAACAGCTAGCATTTCCATAAAGCTGAACATATCATGGTGAAAGTTTACGTTCAGGACATACCTACCTTCTTGCATAATTTTTCCAAATAGGGTATCTAGAGAGTAAAATTAGTTTTCAAGAACTACATTGACATGTGCAAATATTGAGCATATCAATGGTTTGACACACAAATAAATCCAAAAAGATATTTATTCCCCGTTTGAAATTCAGATACCTGGCTCGGAATTAAGATGCAACATGTTCACTAGGTATTCTTTCATCTAGCTTAGGTTTCTTTCTacttcattcaaaaaaaaaaactacttgtTTAGCAGTATAAATGTGAAGGATTTAACTTAAAAAAGAGAGAATAatttggaatatttttcacGAAACAGGatgaattaaaatatttttccctAGACTGAATTTGAAGAGTCAACTCTTACCTTTCTTCTCATCGCACAGAACTTGCATTCTGATGTAGACGGAGGTAGGACTTGGTTGACGATAAGCCTTCTCACTGGAACAGTTTCCTTCTTCAACGATGCACAGAGCCGTGAAGACTCATTGATCGCCATCACCTGTACAGGAATGTATTTGTCATAAAGAGCTCACTCAACAAGTCCTCCAGAAGAACTTGCAAGCATGGCAAAGAATAGCTACAAGCCACACATTTTAGCCAATTAATATTGCTCAGTCGAGCATAAGTAGCACATGGAGAAAGGAAATCCTAATAATGgtatttacaacaacaacatattccgtataatcccacaagtggagtttggggagggtagCGGACCTTCCCCCTACCTtgtggagatagagaggttatTTTCAAAAGACCCTCAACTCAAGTGCAGCAAATCAAAGTATTTACGAAAAATGGAATACGACAGTGAAGAAAATACGTCAATTAACAAGGAAAGCAATACAAAGCATTCAGAGAAAAGAAATACTAACAGCCCTAATAATAGTATTTGAGaagcaaaaataatataaacagCACTGGCTTCTGAGACAATCAAAATAAGCATGAAACAATATCACAGGGTAGCATACTTGCTAAATTATTTCTCCATATATATAATGAAAAGCACTCAAAAGTAGGTGAAAAATCAGCACAGAAAGATACTTTTGCAGCAATTAGCAGTCTTCATCCTATCTCATATAGAAagctatattatatcatattcccACCACATGATATGAAAGGATTGTGGAAAAAAACAGTTACTTTATCAACAAAAGAAGTTGCAAAATTTGCATCATTTTTCCAGAGTCATggtacaacaacatacccagtgtagtcccacaagtggggtctaggaGGGGTGGTGTGTACACAGCCTTACCCTTACCTTTGCAAAGGTAGAGaagttgtttccgatagaccctcgactcaacCATTTTTCCAAAGTCATGGTAACAATGCTATTTCGTATTCTTTATGTTTCTAATATACATTTACTACTtttatcaatatttttcaaACCTAATGGAAATATTGAGTAGAAGCCTCTATATGATGAACAATATTGGACTGCTGTAGTATTACAATGTATTGGATTTAAACCTTGTTGACTTCAGAATAACAACTCAACTATAGGGAGCATGAACTACAGGAAAGGAAAAGACAAGGTGGAGGATGCTATTTATGATTAGAAGTACTATTAAAGTAGTGACAAGCTAGTTTTGTTTCAAGCTTATGCTCCAGAGTTGTTAACTTATAGTAATAGGACGACAGAATTTATGCATTACAGTGGGGATTGTCACAATGATAAACTCTGTAGTTTCTGAATCATGGAACAGATCTCGAACTTTTGCCATCCTCTCCCTTAATTGCTCTAGCTTGTCACTCTGCAGTGAAAGGACATAATAATGGTCAATGCAAAGCAAAAGTGCAGCAAGATAACTAGTATTGTAACTTCAATGCTTACAGCATCATCTCGTTGTGGCTCCTCTTTGTTGAACATGGATTTTAAAGCTGAAGTAGCTGATGCTATTTTCTTTTTAAGCTGTGACATATGAAAAAGTATTTATAAAGCTGAAGTGAAAATAGGACTTTGGTAGACGAACTTGAAATAAAACAGTCCCAGATtaaacatgtttttttttttaatcaggtaaaagattttattaatAATCACAAGGTCAACTTGGCCGTATACAAGAGGTATAccaaaaaaggagaaacctaCAAAATATGGTTCTCCAAAGACATCCAATGCTCTATACAAACCTTAACTACATGGGtgcaccaaaagaaaataagggatCAGAGACAACTCCTTAAATGAGCAAAGCTCATCTCCACCCCTTCAAAAGCTCTCCTATTTCTCTTCTTCCAAATGACCCACATCAAAGAAAGAGGAGCAACATTCTAAGCCTTGTATCTTCTTTTGCTAGCTCCACTCTTCCAGCTGAACATCAACTCCTTCACAGATCTTGGAATTACTCAAGAAACACCAAACAATCTAAAGATATCCTCCCATAACCTCGTAGCTGATTTGTAATGTAACAGAAAATGGTCCACATCCTCACCCGCCTCCTTACAAAGGAAACACCAACTCATGCATACAACCTTTCGTTTCCTATGATTCTCCACCGTCGAATTCACTCTTGTAGTAGCTAACCACGCGAATAAGCACACCTTCCTCGGCATCTTAGGAATCCAGAACGAGGCATGAGGATAACGTTTCTGCCCTAACCAGAAGTTTCCCATAGGACTTAATTGAGAAGGAATTGTTATTCCCCAGAATTAAACATGCTAAAACCACTGCAATAAGTTTCGGTTAAGAGGAGAAGAAAGACATATGGGCTTGAGGGTTCTTGTTCTTAAACGTGGAAGAATTTTGATGGAAGAAAATTAGAAATGACCCACAATATCCTTCCAGTAGCATGACGGTAATTACCTTCATCATCTTGCCTATTGATGCATCCAAGAAGTCTGGGAGTGATAGTAGTCTAAGTGTATGCCCCTGCAGAATCAACAGGTAAATGCAAACATTAAACTCAGAGAACAAGTTTTACATTAAACCAATATCTTGCAACTCACCGTTGGTGCTGTATCAAAAACTATGCGAGAAAAGGTATTATAGTCCTTTGATTCAAGAAATTGCATGACCTGCAGAACCATCCTATGGTCAAAGAGACTGGAATAAGGTAACAATAAGGACAGTTGTTTATGTGTGCGGCACTGATAACCATCTAACTGAAAAACAGTATTGAACACTCATTAATACATGCCTTTGAAATTGCAATAGCCTCATCTAGACCAGGTGGAGGTGTGTCCAACAGCTCTCCAAGTTTTAGTTCTCCCAGCTATCACAAGTTAAAAACAGCAGAGTCAAGTACAACAAGGGAATGTTTCAAACATCATAATTGTAGGTTGCCAAAATCAGAACTTCGTTTAATCAGTTGCTCTGTAGACAGCTGCAGTAAAGAAATGAACTTGAACCTGAACTTAGCATGTCATACAAAGTTTATAGGTTTTACTAGCTGAATCAACAACCAAAGAGACATAAGGAATTGCTTAAAGGTCTACGGTTACATCAGACACAGTCAATTGGGTAGTTGTGTTGTAGGAGACAAGCAGATACCAAGACTAGGCATGGACagttaaggggtcgtttggtagagtgtataaGAATAATACTGAATAGGGTGTATTAGTAatgatgagattagttatgTTGAGATTATTTCATATCCACTGTTTGGTTTGGTGTATTAAGGGCAGTTCCGTCTTTAGCCATGCTTACCCATGTATTAATAGCCcttgtattactaataccatggTTTGCTATGTATTGGTTATACACCCTATAATACTGAATGCCcttgtattactaataccatggTTTGCTATATATTGGTTATACACCCTACAATACTGAATAGggtgtatatctaatatatctATTGGATTTTCTAATACATTCtgccaaacgaccccttaaagCTATATAAAGAAGGATATATttggaaaaaggaaaagaactACGAAACATTTTGCTTGTTGATGTCACCTGCTCAGCAAGCATTCCGAGGCCCATGCTGTCCATAAAATTTTTGACACCACTGTCACCATGGAGTTGGCTCGTTGCACGGAACTCTTCCCTTGTTTTCTCAGGGCTTATCTATTGAATATCAGTTTATTATATGATTATTCGTCCTAAACAAGTAGATACTTTACTTCAGTACCAACAACGAAATATTAAGAACAAGATACCTCTAGTGCATATAATGGAGAGTCTACTCCTTGAACTGGAACAAGTTCCCCTCCAGTCAAATCCTACAGAAAGCACAAAACAttacaacaacaaacccaatcTGTTCCACTAGTGGAGGAGTATGGGAACGGTAGAaagtacgcaaaccttacccctacctttgggaaggtagagaggttgtttacGAAAGAACCCTCAGCAGAGAAAACAGTGAAAAAGAGGCACAGCAACAAATAGAAACAACAAGACGATAATAAGATACTGAAACAACATGTAGTGATAAAAATCTATAGCACAAAACATTATAtaagtcaatttctcttttgACAGAATATAAGAAGAGAAGTATGCAGTAGGTACCTGATCAAACGAATCACTCAAAGAGTGAGCAGGATCAGTTGAAACAACAAGAGTCAGATGACCGTGGTTTGCAAATTTTACTGCTAGAGAAGCAGCACAGCTAGTCTTCCCAACACCTCCTTTCCCTCCCAACATGAAATACTTCCGTTGTGTCCCACTAACCATCTCGTCGAAAGCTTCAGTAGGAGTTGTAACTGCCCTCACTACAAAGATGAGAGGAACTTAAGCAATCCCGAAGCTTTTCTTAATAACACTTCTTGAAATTGTCTGTATAATGTCAAGAACATGAATTCATGATTTTTTTCCATCGATTCAAGTTGGCATTTACTGTTTACTGTTATATGCAAAAGCAACTGTATAGAGACTTGTTTCACACATATTAGTCCTAACTCTTACAAATCAATTCTATGCTAGATAAGTATAACTTGTCATATAAACTCTAGTGGACTAGACAGAATTTCTAGAGCAACACACAAACAAACTAGAAAAGCATGGTATCATATGTTGATTGGCATTCAATTCTGGAAAAGATTTCTACAAATCTAATGCAGTTTTATCGCATTCTTCCACTATTGGTCTCAAATAAACACCTAAGTAGAATCAGGATTATTGGCATCTCTTttgaaaaaagaacaaaaaaactAAAGTTGAATCATTCACTACTTGGAGTTTGTGATTCTCAACTCTGAATTCACTATGGGAACAAAGGTCTGTTCTTTTACTTCTTTATGTTCTTAACATGGAAAACCACTTGCATTTATTTGCACACACTAGTATGCagcctttttcttctttttttttaattgtggtGTCCAGGTCAATTTGCGGGCACCTCAACTTATTCCACGAGGTGCTTACTATATCGGATAACTCTGTGCACCGAGGCTCTGATAGATGAGAAAAAACCACCTcgtacttttgcctacattgggGATTTGAACGGAAGATATCATGGTTCTCAATACACTTCATTGACCATTAGACCCCACCATAAGTGTCACTGCTACGACCTTACAGTTCTCAATACACTTCATTGACCATTAGACCCCACCCTAAGTGTCACTGCTACGACCTCACCTCACAGTTCTCAATACACTTCCTTGACCATTAGACCACACCCTAAGTGTCACTACTACGACCTCACCTCACAGTTCTtacacttcattgaccactagacCCCACCCTAAGTGTCACTGCTACGACCTCACCTCACATTTCTCAATACACTTTATTGACCATTAGACCCCACCCTAAGTGTCACTGCTACGACCTCACCTCACAGTTCTCAGTACACTTCATTAACCATTAGACCACACCCTAAGTGCCACTGCTATGACCTCACAATTCTCAATACACTTCATTAACACCATTAGACCACACCCTAAGTGCCACTATTACGCAGCCTTCTTCATCAAAGAAACTATTTCTACGCCACAAACCCGTGACATAACagcttaaaaaaaaatcaacatctACCTAAAATACCCATGTCCTACAATGATTGATATAATCAAAAGTAGAAACCTCATATTCCAACTCTGCAGAAACAAGAAACATTAACATTTACATAAACAATACGTGCTTGATCAAAATACCCATAGAAAAAAACTGTTAAAGTGAATTAAAAATGCCAactttattaaaattaataCATATAATGAAGGTTTTACCTTGAAATGGGGGTTTGAAAGTTCTTGAATTGAAACTTGTTGAGAAagagcaaaagcttcttctaCTGACATTTagcaaagaaaaatagaaatggGTTTTCGAAGATTGATGAAAAAGAGACGCCATGGCCATAGCTATGGTGATTTTGGTTTCAGGTTGAAGCTTATTTAGCGAGAAAATTTGGCGGAGAGACAAGTCCTCAATTAACAAAATGGCCTTTTATTATTTactcaatttaaaatatatcaaaataaatgagAAAAGGGCACTTAATGAATAATTGgactataattaaaatattagatAAGCTAGGGAcctatttataaataaattaaatatataaaccTAATAGAAGTGGCATTGACTGCACATTCAAAAAAAACTATTTGGCTCAGCCAAATTTTCTCACTGCAACGGTACATTCTCTCTTTCTCCTCCCTTCTTGCTAAAGCCAGATAGCTTATTCAATTTACTCATTTTTTAAACTCTCTTTTTGAGTATTCTTCTTGAATTTCTAAGTTGTAAGTTTTCTACTCTCCCTTAACTCTAGCATCAATCTTAttttgtaaagaaaaatattatagtaATAGATATGCAATTAAAGTTTATATGAAGTTATAATTAAAGTAATTGCTTTTTCTTTGTGGGTGTTGTttcttgatcataaattttacttGTTCTTTAAAGAATTTATGGTGCGAGTCGATCCTAAAAATGTTCGCCGCGAGCTAGAGGAGAATCAGGTGCACCTTATTTTTTTAGCTTTTCAGCTTAAATTTCTCATCTCAGTGAGAAAGGAAACATTATTGCTATAATTAAAATGACAGATAATAAATCGATCCtactaaataaaaatatgtcatGATTTACATGACCAATTATTAATTAGTCTACTCAATCAACCATCGATCTGCTTTATAAAATCATCCAAAAGgctaaaatattttgtttatcAAATCAGGCGATTGATAGTACATTAATCTGAACAATGTAAAAATCAGGCtaattttctaaatatataataGACCGACTAATAGTTGGTTGGATCGATTTACAATCAGTCCTTTAAAATATTAACACCAATCTTTAGTTTTTCTTATTTGTCTAATTAATATTACATTTGTTACAATATCTTCAGGAACATGATATATCTAGCGAGGGGGATGAGTCTTCTAAAATCATTAGTGATGGTGATAATGCTTCTAAAACAGTTAGTGATGGGAATGAATCTTCTGAGACATCTAGTAATGGGCATGAATCTGCTGAGGAGAATGATATATTATTGATACCAAAACGTGAAACCTCAGTAGACCTCTTCCAATATAGTTCGCGTAAGGAATTGGAGGACGATGATCACTTTGATGGACTTGTGAGCATTTTATCAAGGTGGGATGTTgttaaaattatacaatattacTTGGAGAAGGAAAAAGTGTACAACCAATTTATGAATAGTTGTTTTGGCTGCTTATTAAAAGTGAACCTAGAGAATTGGAACAAAAATTTTTGTGGCCAAATCATACACTATCTTCTATAACAATGTATTGTAAGCTTAAAGAAAAACGAGGTTTGGTTCATAATTGATGGTAAGCTAATTCAATTTGGTATGAAGGAGTTTGCTATGATTACAGGAttgaattgtggaaaaattCCACTGGTAAGGCTTTATATGATGAAGGGAAGGCAAAAGATTTTTTAGATCTAGTGTTGAACAAAAAGAGTAGTCTAAcgaaaaatgatttaaagaaaatattaaagagTGACAAATTTGATGCGCAAACAAAATTAAAGATCGCTATGGTGTGGTTTGTTGAGTCTTTTTTATGGGCTGGTGATCAAAAACAGACTGCTGATATAAAGAA
This region of Solanum dulcamara chromosome 9, daSolDulc1.2, whole genome shotgun sequence genomic DNA includes:
- the LOC129904314 gene encoding ATPase GET3B-like, whose product is MAMASLFHQSSKTHFYFSLLNVSRRSFCSFSTSFNSRTFKPPFQVRAVTTPTEAFDEMVSGTQRKYFMLGGKGGVGKTSCAASLAVKFANHGHLTLVVSTDPAHSLSDSFDQDLTGGELVPVQGVDSPLYALEISPEKTREEFRATSQLHGDSGVKNFMDSMGLGMLAEQLGELKLGELLDTPPPGLDEAIAISKVMQFLESKDYNTFSRIVFDTAPTGHTLRLLSLPDFLDASIGKMMKLKKKIASATSALKSMFNKEEPQRDDASDKLEQLRERMAKVRDLFHDSETTEFIIVTIPTVMAINESSRLCASLKKETVPVRRLIVNQVLPPSTSECKFCAMRRKDQMRALDMINKDPELASLKIIQAPLVDVEIRGVAGLKFMGDMVWK